In Flammeovirgaceae bacterium, the sequence CAAATTAACCGAGGGGCACTTCGTAGCCTGCAAAAACATCATGGCCGTATGCAGCGGATTCTCTTTATCCTGGTATGATAAAATTTTTAACGGGGCATGGTCAGCTAACGCAGCGGCATGCATTTTTGCCCGTTCATACCCGCAAATCAACACATCAAATTTTACTCCCCAGCTCAGAAATTTTTCCAGTGCATCTTCAAGCGCAATCACAGTCGGGCTCCACTAAGGCAGTTGTTGCACAAGTGTAAACGGAACAGCCTGCGCATCGGCAATGACCAGGGCCGGCTCCAGATTTTCCCGTACAACATGGTGCGATGACATGGGATTCGATGTGGCTTTCAGGCGAATAAAATAACTAAATTTGCAGTCATCTGTATAAAAGTATGCTCAACGCCTCAGCCTGTTACGCCATATTTCAACAAAGCATTGACGACTATCATCTTCACGATAATGTCGATACCCCCGTCCGCAATCCGTACGCAGAAGGTTCCTTTGAATACCTGCTTTACCTGAAAAACTGGATTGACACCGTGCAGTGGCACCTGGAAGATATTATTCGGTTGCCGGATATTGATCCAAAAGCAGCCCTGCAAATTAAAAGACGGATTGATAAGTCGAACCAGGATCGGACCGATACCGTAGAGCGTATGGATGATTATTTCATGGAGCAATTTGCAGGCGTTACGTACAAGCCCACGGCACGCATTAATTCTGAAACTCCGGCCTGGCTGCTCGATCGCATGAGCATTCTGATGTTGAAGATTTATCACATGAAGGAGCAAACCGGGCGCACAGATGCCACAGCCGACCACATTGCCCGCTGCCAGCACAAACTGAACATTTTACTGGAGCAGAAAATGGACATGCACCTGGCATATGACCAACTGATAGAAGACATCCGTAATGGCAACCGGAAAATGAAAGTGTACCGCCAGATGAAAATGTACAACGATGCATCGCTTAACCCGATGCTGTACAACAAAAAATGACTAAAATTCTGATTCTTCGCTTTTCGGCCATGGGCGATGTACTGTTGCTCGTGCCGGTGCTTCGATCGCTGGTGACCGCACATACTAAGGTGGAGGTTGTTGTTGCCACCAGGCCACGTTTTGCTGCATTCTTTACGGGTATTGAGCGGGTAAAGGTTTTTGAAGCCGATGTGGACACGCGCTTTACCGGGTTTTTTGGCGTACGCAAACTTTTTTTTGCACTGCTGGTAAAAGAAGATTTTGATGTGATCATCGACATGCACGATCACTTGCGCACGCTCATCCTGCGCAACCTGTTTGCACTATTCGGAAAAAAGGTGATTGTTTTTAACAAAGGCCGAAAAGAAAAGAAAGCCTTTACCCGAAAGCAGAATAAAATAACTACACCACTGCCACACACTATTCAGCGCTATCAGGAGGCGTTTGAAAAAGCCGGTTATTCATTTCCGGTTATACCGGGCCCTTACCTGTTTACTAATGAAACGGCCCGTCAACACCTTCAGAAATGGCTGAATAAGTACGCGCTGGTAAAAAATGGCCCCTGGATTGGTCTTGCCCCATTTGCCTTGCACCAATCGAAAATATGGCCGCTGGCCAACTACCCTGGGCTGATTCAGGAACTCATCCGGAAAATAAACCCGACAATCTTTTTATTCGGTGGCGGTGATCATGAGATCAAGTACTTCCACGATTTGCAGGAACTCTTTCCGAAAAATTGCGTAACGGTTGCCGGCCAACTTAAAATGCAGCAGGAGATTGCCTTGCTTCAGCAACTGGACCTGATGGTGTGTACCGATTCGTCAAACATGCACCTGGCTACACTGGCCGGAACACCCGTACTTTCCATCTGGGGAGGCACCCATCCGGATGTCGGGTTCGGGCCGTTTGGCCAGGGGAATGAAAGCATTTTGCAGATTGACCAGAAAGAACTGCCCTGCAGGCCCTGTTCAGTTTATGGTAAAGAAAAATGCCACCGGGGCGATTTTGCCTGCTTAACCCGAATTTCTATTGAAATCGTTTCAAAACGGATTACGGAACGACTGAACTCACCGGAATAAAATATCCGAAGGAAATGATAAGCGTGGCTGAATGGATAAACTGGTCCAGGCCGATAATCAGAAAAAAAATTCTACGGTTATTCTTATACAAAGCCGTCAATCGGCTGGTCAATAAATCGGTAAGGCCGTGCAGCAAGCCGTTGATGGCAGCAAAATAAAGTGCATCCTGCCAGTGTAACAGCCATAAACAAAACACCGCAAGCACAGCGGTATAAACCAGAATATGAAATGCCAACCACTTTAAACTGCTGCTTTTATTTAGCGCCATCGCCTCGGTCTGAAACAGAAAATCAGCTACCCAATGCCCGAACAACAGTGTAACCAAGGCGCTCACCAATTAAAACGTAACGTACTTATTGATCAATTCCTTATCCAGTCCGGCAGCCCTTGCCTTTTTTGCCTGCCTGCGCAGAATGAACTCAAAAATGCTGCGCCAGCCGGGCAAGTTGCTTTCGCTGATCTCAAATAACCAGGCCAATGCCAACGGATTTCTGGGCATTCCGTTGCTGCGTACTTCGCCATCGCGAGCCAGGCCATACCCTATCTGTAATGATTGCTCAAAACCGCGGCTTGCCGGTGTTAATTCAACCCGAAATTTGCACGGTCTGCCTGAAGAATTGAAAAACCGGTGGTTCATATTCGGATGGGCTGTGGCCGACTGGCCGGCCAACAGCGTGTGTACGGTTTTTCCTACCTGCACGTTTAATTCACCTTCCAAACAATGAAATTTTTCCGCGTAGGTTTTGTGGTAATGAATGCCGACTCCGCCTTTTGGCGCCAACTCAACCTCAACAAGCGTGCGGGCACCCTTGGTTTCGGCTGCGGTTTCAAGAAAGGTTACATAATCTTTTTGAACAGGATTATAGATTTTTCTTTCCATTGCGTTTTGCTGATTACGATAATACCTCAATCACTTTGCCGGTATCAAAGCCTTCTACACTTTTAATGTAGCCTTGAACAATCTTCCACATGGGCACCGGTACATGGCCCGGGAAGAATTCAGCCAGTTGTGCTGCCGAGGCTTCGGCCAAACCGGGTGCAACCGCATTAATGCGAACATTTTTCTTTAATTCAATGGAAGATCCCAATACATACCCGTGAACAGCATTGTTAACCATACTCAGCACGGTCCCTCCGCGTACCGGGTCGCGGTACAAAATTCCGGTGGTAAGTGTAAATGACCCTCCTTCACTGATTTTGTTTTTGCCCAACATTACCAGGTTAATCTGGCCCATCATTTTACTTTTAATGCCTGTATAAAAATCTTTCTCCTTCATGGCATGAAACGGCCCGAAATAAGCTGTGCCGGCCGTACACACCACCGCATCGAACTTACCTACAAACTTATACATGGTTCGGATGGACGATGCCGAAGTAATGTTTACCTTAAGCGGCCCGCGGTTGGCACTGGCCCTTATAACTTCGTGCCGCTTTTCAAGTTCGGCAGCTACATGCGACCCAATAGTACCGGTTGAACCCACAATAATGATTCGCATAGCTCTTTGTGAATACTATCCGTTAACATAATCCTGAAGATACTGGAATACCGGGGTTAGTGCACCATTATTTGTTATGGTGGCACGTGCAATTATTCCCTCAACATCTTCTACCAGGAGCGGCTGCAGAATTTTGTCCAGCAGGTCGCGCCCGAATTCTTCCGAAGCATTGCGTGGCAACTCGCAAGGCAGGTTATCTACAGCCATAACCGTAACGTGGTGTTCGCTGCTTAGCGGAGGCTTCTCCTTTCCGGTAGCCGGGTCGTAATCATAAAGCGGCTCATCAATTGTGCTTGCCCGGAGTGTGGAAGGTATTGAGCCTTCAATGTCGCAGGTGATGTCGGCAATTACTTTAATCTTAAACTCAGGCGAAAGCATATCCTGACGTGTAAAGAGCACAGGTGCCTTCGGATTCCAGTATGCTCCGGCCAGCAGTACATCGGCTACCTTGGTAAATGAAAGAAATGTAGAGCTGTATCTTTCAGGCTGGCGGTGAAACTCATCGCGATTAAAATGTCCGCCTTCTTTACGCACATGGTAATCGGCACTGCTTAGTTGCACATATACCGGTTCATCGAAAGTCTTCGTCAGAAAATCAGCAGGACTTATTTTACGAATCCCGGCCGAGTCGAGCGTTTCCATGGCGCCTCTACCAACCCGTCCCGCACCGGTAAGCACAATTTTAACAGGCGGCAGTTTCATTTTACGCAACTCCAGTTTCAGGTCGTTTACATCAAAGCACTCGTGCGCACGCTTTAGGTTAAATTTTTTGTAACGTTTACCGTAAGTCCATAAGCCGTTATAGGCTCCTACCAGGCCGGCAAACCGGCCGAAGGCCACCAGCCTGTTGCCCAGTTTATCTTTCAGCGCCTCATAATCAATCAGGCGGATGTTTTTCTTTAAAATCTCCTGCAACAATTTGCGGTTATGCGGTTGTTTTTTGATGGTGTGCGAAAAGAACAAGTAGGTTTTGCCGGGGATTAGCTGGTCAACAGGTACCTCCTTTATCCCCATCAGGATGTCGCAATCGGCAATACGTTCAGCTACCTCCACATCCAAAGCACGATACTCCCTATCCTGAAAACAGCGGATGGGGCTTTCCTGCACTACCACCTTTACGTGCGGAAACCGCTGTTCAATCTCTTCAGCCTGAAAAGGTGTAAAGGGCACGCGTTTGTCAGGCGGAGTTTTGCCTTCGCGTATTAGTGCTACTCTGATCGATTTCATACCTGATTTTCGCTTTAAAGGTAATGAAGCTTTGCATTACCTTCGCAGCATGGACCACATTTACCTGGCTTTTGCTTGGGGCACTTACTTTTTTCTGCACAGTTACCTGGCCTCCAGCCAGGTGAAAGATTCTGTTAAGAAAACCTGGCCGCAACTGGCGGTATTGTACCGGCTGCTTTATGTTGTTGTGTCCACCACCGGGCTGGCAGGTATCGGTTGGTTGCTCACCGGCATTCCGAGCAGGTTTGATCTCGAACCTTCGCCTGCACTGCAGGTAACCGGAATTGTAGTACTACTAACGGGGGTGGTTATTATTCTTCTCTCCTTCCGGCAGTATAGTTTCACCGGCTTCATCGGCTTACGTAATGATGCACACGACACATTGCAAACCAATGGGTTGCTGAAGTACGTTCGGCACCCGATCTATGCAGGCACGGTACTTATTGTGTTGGGGTTTAGCGCGCTGTCGCCAACATCAACAGTACTGGTTTCTGTACTATGTATCTTTACTTACCTGCCTGTTGGAATTTATCTGGAAGAGAAGAAACTGATTGCGCTATATGGCCAAACGTACCGCGACTACCGCAAGTGCGTGCCGGCAGTGTTTCCAAAACTGAAATTCTGAAGTTCCGGTTCTCAGGATTTTTTATTCTTCTTACCCTTCTTCAATTCTTCGTAATCATCGCGTTCGGCAAGCTTCTTGTCCTCCACATTCTTATCCAGAAACGCATTGAGCTTTTCGATATCCATATTGGATTTGAGTTCACCAAATTGATCGACAGATAGCTCAAAGCCTTCCAGATCTTTGTGTACCCTTGGCTTTTTAGGTGCCTTTTTTGGTGGTGTGGCCTTCTTACTCATGATGCAGGTGCTTTTACCTGAAAATTAGAAAGAGCAAAACCCAATCTGTTTACGGTTTCTTCCCGGCCAATGATTTCAAGGGTCATCATCAGGTCGGGTCCGGACGAATCGCCCGTAATGGCCACGCGAAGAATTTGCATAACCTGCCCTGCTTTAATGCCCAACCCGGTAGTTACCTGTTCGATTGTTGTCTTTAATGTTTCTGCATTAAACTGATCAAGGATTTTCAATGCTGCTATCACCGCCTTAAAAAAACGGGCAGCATCTGCATTCCATTTTTTGGCAATCACGGCTGAATCGAATGTGGCCGGGGCATGGAAGAAAAATCGTCCGTGTTCGTAAAAATCTTTTGGAAATGAAACCCTATCGCGCATAGCCGTAACAATCTTTGCCGCTTTTTCAGGCGAGCAGGAAATCCCTTGCAGGGCAAGTTGCTGATTCAGGTAATCCGTAAGTTCCGCTATTGGCTTAGCTCGGATATACTGTTCATTGAACCAGGTTGCTTTTTGAATATCGAACCTCGCGCCTGCCCTGCCGATGCGCTCAATGGAAAAGGCGTTGATTAACGCTTCCATCGAAAAAATTTCCTGTTCGGTGCCCGGGTTCCAGCCCAGGAATGCCAGAAAGTTAATCAGTGCTTCAGGCAGATATCCCGCTTCGCGGAAGCCGATGGATTTTTCACCGGTATTCGGATCAGTCCAGTTCAGCGGGAAGATCGGGAAGCCCATCCGGTCGGCATCACGTTTACTGAGTTTTCCATTGCCGTCAGGCTTCAGCAGCAGGGGCAGGTGTGCAAATTGCGGCATGTTGGCCTCCCAACCGAAACTCTTGTACAGCAACACATGCAGGGGGGCCGAAGGCAGCCACTCTTCACCGCGTATTACATGCGAAATCTTCATCAGGTAATCATCAACCACATTGGCCAGGTGGTAGGTAGGCATGCCGTCTGATTTCATTAAAACCTTGTCATCCAGTTCGCTGGCCTTTACAACCACATCACCGCGGATTAAATCGTGTAACCGGATTTCACCCGTCTCAGGCACTTTCAACCGAATCACATACGGGGCTCCCGACTGAATAAGTTTTTCGGTTTCAGCTGCAGGCAGCGTAAGCGAGTTGCGCATGGTCATCCGGGTGAAGCTGCTGTACTGCTGGTGGTCTACTCCGGATTTCTTCAGCCGTTCGCGCATGACTTCCAGTTCGGCTTCCGAATCGAACGCATAGTAGGCATGCCCGGTGGCGATTAATTGATCGGCATATTTCCGGTATAATTCCTTCCGTTCCGATTGGCGGTAAGGCGCATGCGGCCCCCCAACACCTGCTCCTTCGTCAATACCAATGCCTGCCCATTTCAACGACTCGATGATGTATTCTTCAGCGCCCGGCACGTAGCGGTTCTGGTCGGTATCTTCTATCCGTAAAATCATCGTTCCACCCTGCTGGCGCGCAAACAGGTAGTTGTACAAAGCCGTGCGCACCCCGCCAATGTGTAATGCCCCTGTAGGACTTGGCGCAAACCGAACCCGTATCTTCTTCATCCCCCAAAGTTAATGGTTGCGTTCTATTTCTTCTTCAGGGGGAACTAACTAAGCTGTTTTCCGGCAATCAAATCTAATTGTCGTCCTGAGTTACGCCCAAGCGGGACGAAGGACCTTTATAATTTGAATAAGAGATGCTTCGCCTTGCCTGCAGCAGGTGCAGCTTAACAATAAAAACTTTTCTCATTATAAATGAACTTTCCAGGCAACAAGAACTGCCATTCAAAGCCTTCCAATATCTAAAATCCCGCTTACCTTTGCATCCTTTAAACACCCTTGTATGAGCGAAGAAAAGAGTTTGAACTTCCTGGAGGAAATTATTGAGAACGACCTGAAGTCCGGGAAGCACCAAACTATTATTACGCGCTTTCCGCCTGAGCCAAACGGCTACCTTCACGTGGGCCACGCCAAAAGCATTTGTCTCAATTTCGGGCTGGCAAAAAAATATGGCGGCTACACCAACCTGCGCTTTGATGATACCAACCCCGTTACCGAAGATGTGGAGTACGTGGAAAGCATTAAAGATGACATCAAATGGCTGGGTTTTGAATGGGCCAACGAATTGTACGCGTCAGACTATTTTGAGCAACTCTATGAATTTGCCGTTACGCTGATTAAGAAAGGCCTGGCGTATGTGGATGACAGCACCAGCGTAGAAATAGCCCAACAGAAGGGCACGCCCACGCAGCCCGGCACCAACAGTCCGTACCGTAACCGCAGGGTGGAAGAAAATCTGCAACTCTTTGCCGATATGCGGGCCGGAAAATACCGCGATGGCGAGAAAGTGCTGCGCGCCAAAATTGACATGACCCACCCCAATATGCACATGCGCGACCCGGTTATCTACCGGATTAAACACGCCCATCACCACCGCACAGGCGATGCCTGGTGCATTTACCCCATGTACGATTTTGCCCACGGCCAAAGCGACTCGATTGAAAAAGTAACGCACAGCATCTGCACGTTGGAGTTTGTACCTCACCGTGCACTATACGACTGGCTGATTGAGAAACTGGAAATATACCCTTCCCGGCAATACGAGTTTGCACGACTTAACATGACTTATACCGTGATGAGCAAGCGCAAACTGCTGCAACTGGTAAACGAAAAGCATGTTACCGGATGGGATGATCCCCGCATGCCCACCCTCAGCGGCATGAGGCGCAGGGGGTACACACCAGAAAGCATCCGCGATTTTTGCGACCGCATTGGAGTGGCCAAACGAGATAACCTGATTGATGTGGGCCTGCTTGAATTTTGTGTGCGCGAACACCTCAATAAAGTTGCCCTTCGCAGAATGGTTGTGTTCGATCCGGTAAAAGTCATACTCACCAACTATCCGGCCGGTCAAACCGAACAGGTGGCCAGCGAAAACAACCCGGAAGATCCTGCCGCAGGCGAGCGCCTCATTCCGTTTAGCGGAGAATTGTTTATTGAGCGTGAGGATTTTATGGAAAACCCGCCAAAAAAATATTTCCGCCTCGCCCCCGGGCAACTGGTACGCCTCAAGAGCGCTTACATCATCCGTTGCGATGAAGTGGCTAAAGATGCCAAAGGCAACATCACCGAACTGCGCTGCACGTACATACCGGAAAGCCGCAGCGGATCCGACACTTCCGGCATCAATGTTAAGGGAACCTTGCACTGGGTAAGCGCCCAACATGCCGTGCCGGTGGAAGTGCGGCTGTACGACCGCCTCTTTAAAGTTGAAGATCTTTCAGCGGCAGAAGGTGATTTTAAAGATTACATCAACCCCGATTCGCTGCAGGTTGTTCCAAACGCCTTGGCCGAGCCGGCTATAGCCGAAGTCAATCCACAAGAACACTACCAGTTTATGCGAAAAGGTTACTTCATTGCCGATGCTGATTCAAAACCCGGCAAGCCGGTGTTTAACCGAACAGTAACGCTGAAGGATATGTGGGCGAGGAGTAGCAAGACATAAGACATCAGACATAAGATATCAATCATCGCACTGACATCTTACTACTTACGTCTTGCTACTGATGTCTTACTTCACCGCGATACACGAAATCTCCACATTCACATCTTTCGGCAGGCGGCTCACTTCTACTGTTTCGCGGGCGGGCGGGTTGGTAGGAAAGTTCTTTCCGTAAACTTCATTAACAACCGGAAAGTTGTTCATGTCTTTTAAGAAAATAGTGCTCTTCACCACGTTGGAAAAATCCATGCCGGCAGCTTTCAGTATCTCACCCAGGTTTTTCATAACCTGAGCCGTTTCCTCGCTGATGTTGCCGGTTACCAGGTTACCCGAAGGTTTTTGAATGGCAATTTGCCCACTGATAAACAGCATATTGCCGACCTGGATGGCCTGGCTGTACGGGCCGATGGGCTCGGGCGCGTTGGGTGAATAAACAACCGATTTTGACATACCTATTTGTTTAACAATTATCTTTCGAATGGTTTCAAAATTAGAAACAAAATCCGGTTTATGAATATCCTTGTGGTTGGCAATACCGAAAACCTTGATGAATGCAAGGCCAAGTGGGGAGAACACAAGTACACGCTGGAAGGCGACCACCGCGAAGCCGAACGCTTTGTAGCGGGCAGCGACCTGGTGTTTGATTTCATCATTGATGAAGAACCTTTTCAAATCGAAATCTACCAGGAAAAGCCAACAACTCGTGCATTTCTGAATACTGCCAAAATTTCGCTGGCCGAACTTTCTAACCTGGCCGACCACAAAATAAAGGCCCACGTATTCGGGTTTAACGGCCTGCCCACCTTTGTTAACCGCGAAGTGCTGGAAGTATGCCTGCTTAACCCGGCACACGAAACCGAACTGAATGCAATTTGTAAAAAGTTAAACACCAACTACCTGGTGGTTGACGACCGCGTGGGCATGGTTACACCCCGCATCATCTGCATGATCATCAACGAGGCCTACTACACCGTACAGGAAGGAACAGCCACCCGCGAAGATATTGACAAGGCGATGAAACTGGGTACCAACTATCCGTACGGCCCGTTTGAATGGTGCCAGCGTATTGGCATTAAACACGTTTACGAACTGCTCGAGGCTGTATATGAGGATACTCACGATGAGCGTTACAAGATTTGCCCGCTGTTGAAGAAGGAGTACCTGATGGCGTGAGTCAATAAACCTATTACCTTCAATCCTGCATCGACATAATACCTTTATAGTTTGAAAATATCGGCTATTACATCCATAATCTCATCAATTTCACTTTGCTTCAAGCGCCCTAAAGGCTGTTTACTCAACCTGCTTTCGTCAACAGCCCGCAGTTGATCCAGACAAACTTCGCCAGTTTTGTTCTGAAAACGCACCTCCACTCTTGAGGGGTACCCGCGAATAGTCGATGTCATCGGAGCAATAATTACTGTACCCAACACAGCATTCATTTCATCCGGAGAAAGTACAACGCATGGCCTGCTCTTTTGTATTTCAAACCCGACAGTTGGGTCAAGATTAACCAGGTAAACACTATACGCTCTTACCATTCCCACTCCTTAGCATCAAAGGTATTAGCAACAAAGTCTGCCTTTTCTCTCTTTACACGTTTAAAATCAGACCACGCCTTTTTTTGCTTTTTATCTCCCGGAGTAATGATTATCACATTATTTTTTACAGTTATTTTAACCGTGTCAACAATGCCGCCCTCATCAAGAATGGCCTTGGGGAACAAGATACCTCTGGAGTTCCCGATTTTCCTTACTTTGGTTATTGTACTACCCATATCTTTCCTGTTATAACGTGAAGTTATAACATTAAGTTTACTTTGCAAAAAGAGGGTGTTTAATAGGACTTGCTGACTTTCGGCTGGGTCTTGTGAAAGACACTTCAAACTGTCGGAAAACTGAGCAGAAAGAAGAAGGAGTTATCTGGCATAATTATTCCACTGTCACACTTTTAGCCAGGTTCCTCGGCTGGTCAACATTGCAGCCGCGCATTACAGCAATGTGATACGACAATAGCTGCAGCGGAATAACCGAAACAATGGGCATTAAGGCTTCGTGAACAGCCGGCACCTCAATCACAAATTCCGACATGCCCGGGATGAGTTCATCCCCTTCAGTTACTACAGAAATCACCCGGCCCTTACGCGCCTTTACTTCCTGCACATTCGAAACTATTTTTTCATACGAACTGTCGCGCGTAGCGATAAACACTACGGGCATCTCCTCGTCAATCAGCGCAATGGGGCCGTGTTTCATTTCGGCTGCGGGGTACCCTTCGGCATGGATGTAGGAAATTTCTTTCAGCTTCAATGCGCCCTCCAGCGCCACCGGAAAGTTGCAGCCGCGACCCAGGTATAAAAAATTGGTAGCGTCTTTAAAGGTGTAGGCCAACTCTTTGATTTTATCGTTTTGCTTCAGCACCTCTTCCACTTTGGCCGGCAGGTTTTCAAGTTCTACCAGCATCTCGTGAAACTTGCGTTCGGTAATGGTGCCTTTCTTTTGAGCCACGATCAGACAAATCATGCTCAGCACCGTTAACTGAGCCGTAAAGGCTTTGGTGCTGGCCACCCCGATTTCAGGACCGGCATGCGTGTATGAGCCCGCATGCGATGCACGCGCGATGGACGAGCCCACCACATTACATACACCAATAATTATTGCGCCTTTCGCCTTGGCCAGTTCAATGGCGGCCAGCGTATCGGCTGTTTCGCCCGATTGGGATATGGCTATCACCACATCGCCTTCGCGGATGATCGGGTTGCGGTAACGAAACTCAGAAGCATACTCCACTTCTACCGGAATCCGGCAGAATTCTTCAATCATGTATTCGGCCACAAGGCCGGCATGCCACGATGTGCCGCAGGCCACAATGATGATGCGATCGGCATGAACCATTTTATTCACATACTCACGAATGCCGCCCAGCACCAGCCGGCCGGAAGATACATCCAGCCTTCCACGAAGGCAGTCTTTTATTGAACGGGGCTGTTCAAAAATTTCCTTCAGCATGAAATGCTCAAAGCCGCCTTTTTCAATGGCCTCGAGTTCCATTTCCAGTCGTTGGATGTACGGTGTGGTGGGGGCATCATCAATGGTCTTAATCCGCAGTTCACCACCGTCAATCACAGCTATTTCCTGGTCGTTCAGGTACACTACATCTTTGGTGTATTCAATAATCGGAGTAGCATCCGAAGCCATAAAAAATTCGTCTTTGCCAATACCAATCACCAGCGGACTACCCTTACGGGCCGCAATCAGCAACTCTGGATTCTCGGCCGACATCACCACGATAGCATACGCCCCGATTACCTGTGTAAGCGCAACGCGCACAGCCTCATCCAGTGAATAGTTATTGCTTTGC encodes:
- a CDS encoding short chain dehydrogenase, giving the protein MRIIIVGSTGTIGSHVAAELEKRHEVIRASANRGPLKVNITSASSIRTMYKFVGKFDAVVCTAGTAYFGPFHAMKEKDFYTGIKSKMMGQINLVMLGKNKISEGGSFTLTTGILYRDPVRGGTVLSMVNNAVHGYVLGSSIELKKNVRINAVAPGLAEASAAQLAEFFPGHVPVPMWKIVQGYIKSVEGFDTGKVIEVLS
- a CDS encoding cupin domain-containing protein, with protein sequence MERKIYNPVQKDYVTFLETAAETKGARTLVEVELAPKGGVGIHYHKTYAEKFHCLEGELNVQVGKTVHTLLAGQSATAHPNMNHRFFNSSGRPCKFRVELTPASRGFEQSLQIGYGLARDGEVRSNGMPRNPLALAWLFEISESNLPGWRSIFEFILRRQAKKARAAGLDKELINKYVTF
- a CDS encoding glycosyltransferase family 9 protein, producing MTKILILRFSAMGDVLLLVPVLRSLVTAHTKVEVVVATRPRFAAFFTGIERVKVFEADVDTRFTGFFGVRKLFFALLVKEDFDVIIDMHDHLRTLILRNLFALFGKKVIVFNKGRKEKKAFTRKQNKITTPLPHTIQRYQEAFEKAGYSFPVIPGPYLFTNETARQHLQKWLNKYALVKNGPWIGLAPFALHQSKIWPLANYPGLIQELIRKINPTIFLFGGGDHEIKYFHDLQELFPKNCVTVAGQLKMQQEIALLQQLDLMVCTDSSNMHLATLAGTPVLSIWGGTHPDVGFGPFGQGNESILQIDQKELPCRPCSVYGKEKCHRGDFACLTRISIEIVSKRITERLNSPE
- a CDS encoding glutamine--tRNA ligase/YqeY domain fusion protein encodes the protein MSEEKSLNFLEEIIENDLKSGKHQTIITRFPPEPNGYLHVGHAKSICLNFGLAKKYGGYTNLRFDDTNPVTEDVEYVESIKDDIKWLGFEWANELYASDYFEQLYEFAVTLIKKGLAYVDDSTSVEIAQQKGTPTQPGTNSPYRNRRVEENLQLFADMRAGKYRDGEKVLRAKIDMTHPNMHMRDPVIYRIKHAHHHRTGDAWCIYPMYDFAHGQSDSIEKVTHSICTLEFVPHRALYDWLIEKLEIYPSRQYEFARLNMTYTVMSKRKLLQLVNEKHVTGWDDPRMPTLSGMRRRGYTPESIRDFCDRIGVAKRDNLIDVGLLEFCVREHLNKVALRRMVVFDPVKVILTNYPAGQTEQVASENNPEDPAAGERLIPFSGELFIEREDFMENPPKKYFRLAPGQLVRLKSAYIIRCDEVAKDAKGNITELRCTYIPESRSGSDTSGINVKGTLHWVSAQHAVPVEVRLYDRLFKVEDLSAAEGDFKDYINPDSLQVVPNALAEPAIAEVNPQEHYQFMRKGYFIADADSKPGKPVFNRTVTLKDMWARSSKT
- a CDS encoding DUF3307 domain-containing protein encodes the protein MVTLLFGHWVADFLFQTEAMALNKSSSLKWLAFHILVYTAVLAVFCLWLLHWQDALYFAAINGLLHGLTDLLTSRLTALYKNNRRIFFLIIGLDQFIHSATLIISFGYFIPVSSVVP
- a CDS encoding RidA family protein: MSKSVVYSPNAPEPIGPYSQAIQVGNMLFISGQIAIQKPSGNLVTGNISEETAQVMKNLGEILKAAGMDFSNVVKSTIFLKDMNNFPVVNEVYGKNFPTNPPARETVEVSRLPKDVNVEISCIAVK
- a CDS encoding alanine dehydrogenase, whose protein sequence is MKSIRVALIREGKTPPDKRVPFTPFQAEEIEQRFPHVKVVVQESPIRCFQDREYRALDVEVAERIADCDILMGIKEVPVDQLIPGKTYLFFSHTIKKQPHNRKLLQEILKKNIRLIDYEALKDKLGNRLVAFGRFAGLVGAYNGLWTYGKRYKKFNLKRAHECFDVNDLKLELRKMKLPPVKIVLTGAGRVGRGAMETLDSAGIRKISPADFLTKTFDEPVYVQLSSADYHVRKEGGHFNRDEFHRQPERYSSTFLSFTKVADVLLAGAYWNPKAPVLFTRQDMLSPEFKIKVIADITCDIEGSIPSTLRASTIDEPLYDYDPATGKEKPPLSSEHHVTVMAVDNLPCELPRNASEEFGRDLLDKILQPLLVEDVEGIIARATITNNGALTPVFQYLQDYVNG
- a CDS encoding glutamate--tRNA ligase → MKKIRVRFAPSPTGALHIGGVRTALYNYLFARQQGGTMILRIEDTDQNRYVPGAEEYIIESLKWAGIGIDEGAGVGGPHAPYRQSERKELYRKYADQLIATGHAYYAFDSEAELEVMRERLKKSGVDHQQYSSFTRMTMRNSLTLPAAETEKLIQSGAPYVIRLKVPETGEIRLHDLIRGDVVVKASELDDKVLMKSDGMPTYHLANVVDDYLMKISHVIRGEEWLPSAPLHVLLYKSFGWEANMPQFAHLPLLLKPDGNGKLSKRDADRMGFPIFPLNWTDPNTGEKSIGFREAGYLPEALINFLAFLGWNPGTEQEIFSMEALINAFSIERIGRAGARFDIQKATWFNEQYIRAKPIAELTDYLNQQLALQGISCSPEKAAKIVTAMRDRVSFPKDFYEHGRFFFHAPATFDSAVIAKKWNADAARFFKAVIAALKILDQFNAETLKTTIEQVTTGLGIKAGQVMQILRVAITGDSSGPDLMMTLEIIGREETVNRLGFALSNFQVKAPAS
- a CDS encoding isoprenylcysteine carboxylmethyltransferase family protein, coding for MDHIYLAFAWGTYFFLHSYLASSQVKDSVKKTWPQLAVLYRLLYVVVSTTGLAGIGWLLTGIPSRFDLEPSPALQVTGIVVLLTGVVIILLSFRQYSFTGFIGLRNDAHDTLQTNGLLKYVRHPIYAGTVLIVLGFSALSPTSTVLVSVLCIFTYLPVGIYLEEKKLIALYGQTYRDYRKCVPAVFPKLKF
- a CDS encoding DUF4254 domain-containing protein, whose protein sequence is MLNASACYAIFQQSIDDYHLHDNVDTPVRNPYAEGSFEYLLYLKNWIDTVQWHLEDIIRLPDIDPKAALQIKRRIDKSNQDRTDTVERMDDYFMEQFAGVTYKPTARINSETPAWLLDRMSILMLKIYHMKEQTGRTDATADHIARCQHKLNILLEQKMDMHLAYDQLIEDIRNGNRKMKVYRQMKMYNDASLNPMLYNKK